The sequence GAGCCGGAGGAGAAGGAGGCGGTACGGGGTACGGGCGACGCGGAGCCCGAGCCGGAGGCCGAGGACCCCGCCGCGCGCGAGCCCGGGGCCGAGGTCAAGCCGGTCGCCGAGGCCAAGCCGGAGACCGTACCGGAGCCGGAGGCCACACAGGCCGTCGAGCCCGAGCCCGTACCGGAGGCCGTCGAGCCGGAGGCCCCCGCCGACGCCGAGCCCGAGGCGGCCGTCGAGCCGGCCCCCGCCGTCGAGCCCGTCGCGCCCGCCCCGGCCGTCGAGCCCGTCCCGGAACCCGCCCCCGCACCGCGGCCCGAGCCTGCCGCAGCGACCCCGGAGCCGGAACCCACCGCGATCCCCGAGCCGGAAGCCGTCCCCCAGCCGGAAGCCGTCGCCGAGCCGGAAACCCTGCCGGGCCCGACAGCCGTCGCCGAGCCGGAGACGGTCCCCGCACCGAACGCCGTCCCCGCGCCCGTCCCCGTCCCCGAGGCCGCGCCGCTCAAGGCCGCCCCCGCCGTCCCCGCCGCCCGGGTCAGGCGCCTCGCTCCCGAGCTGGCCCCCGCCCACAAGAGCGCCGGTGCCGCCCTGCGCAAGGCCGGGCTCACCGGGACGCGGGCCCGCGTGTACCTCGTGCTCGACCGCTCGGGCTCGATGCGCCCGTACTACAAGGACGGCAGCGCGCAGGCGCTCGGCGAGCAGGTGCTCGCGCTCGCGGCGCACCTCGACACCGAGGCCGTCGTGCGGCTCGTCTTCTTCTCGACGGCGATCGACGCCATGGGCACGCTCACACTCGACGCGTACGAGGGCGTCGTCGACGGGCTCCACGAGGGTGCCGGGCGGATGGGCCGCACCAACTACGCGCTGGCGATCGAGGAGGTGCGCGCGCTGCACGCGAAGGAGGCGGCGGGCGAGCCGGGCCTGGTCGTCTTCCAGACGGACGGACCGCCGGACGCACGGACCGCCGCGACGCAGGCGCTCAAGGCGGCCGAGACCGAACAGCCCGAGCTGCGCTGGCAGTTCGTCTCCTTCGGCGAGACGGAGTCGAAGAACTTCGACTACCTGCGGCGGCTCGGGGCGGCCAACGCGGGCTGGTTCC comes from Streptomyces sp. Tu6071 and encodes:
- a CDS encoding VWA domain-containing protein: MGILDLLRNAFGRRKAEPTEAEAEAQAQESPRAPEDGETAGAAPRDEAPARDAEPAAPTVPAARTGETGTAPSPEPEPLPEQRRSTDATLADDLVAAAFDRAQDRPTIPHPAEPVEAEAPEAPEAGAGTREPEEKEAVRGTGDAEPEPEAEDPAAREPGAEVKPVAEAKPETVPEPEATQAVEPEPVPEAVEPEAPADAEPEAAVEPAPAVEPVAPAPAVEPVPEPAPAPRPEPAAATPEPEPTAIPEPEAVPQPEAVAEPETLPGPTAVAEPETVPAPNAVPAPVPVPEAAPLKAAPAVPAARVRRLAPELAPAHKSAGAALRKAGLTGTRARVYLVLDRSGSMRPYYKDGSAQALGEQVLALAAHLDTEAVVRLVFFSTAIDAMGTLTLDAYEGVVDGLHEGAGRMGRTNYALAIEEVRALHAKEAAGEPGLVVFQTDGPPDARTAATQALKAAETEQPELRWQFVSFGETESKNFDYLRRLGAANAGWFPAGPVPKELTDAEVLGGLLADWHPQS